In Streptococcus dysgalactiae subsp. dysgalactiae, the following are encoded in one genomic region:
- a CDS encoding amino acid ABC transporter permease, with product MSPLLTYSNLLFLLEGLGLTLFISLAVIILSTLFGTLLAVMRNSHSKPLGMIASIYIEFVRNVPNLLWIFIIFLVFKMESITAGITAFTVFTSAALAEIIRGGLNAVNHGQTEAGLSQGFTHFQVFRLIIFPQAFRKMLPAIISQFVTVIKDTSLLYSVLAIQELFGNSQILMGRYFEPRDVFLLYGIVAGLYFLINMSISQFSRTLAKKWAQAN from the coding sequence ATGTCACCCTTATTAACTTACTCCAATCTCCTTTTTTTACTAGAAGGGTTGGGCCTAACTCTCTTTATTTCTCTAGCCGTTATTATCTTATCAACCTTGTTTGGAACACTTCTAGCGGTGATGCGTAATAGCCACTCCAAGCCACTTGGTATGATTGCTAGCATTTATATTGAATTTGTCAGAAATGTGCCCAATTTGTTGTGGATTTTTATCATTTTTTTAGTGTTTAAAATGGAATCCATCACTGCGGGAATCACTGCCTTTACAGTCTTTACGTCTGCTGCCCTAGCAGAAATCATTCGAGGTGGGTTAAATGCCGTTAATCATGGGCAGACGGAAGCTGGTTTATCTCAAGGATTTACCCATTTTCAGGTGTTCCGCTTAATTATTTTTCCCCAAGCTTTCCGGAAAATGCTCCCAGCGATTATTTCTCAGTTTGTCACTGTTATTAAAGACACTTCCTTACTCTACTCTGTTCTTGCTATTCAAGAGCTCTTTGGAAATAGTCAAATTTTAATGGGCCGCTATTTTGAACCAAGGGACGTTTTTCTTCTCTACGGCATAGTAGCCGGGCTTTATTTTCTAATTAATATGTCCATTTCCCAGTTCTCTAGAACGCTGGCTAAAAAATGGGCTCAAGCTAACTAA
- the dhaL gene encoding dihydroxyacetone kinase subunit DhaL → MQAQDAIKWMTLFNDKIQVNKDYLSQLDTPIGDGDHGGNMARGMSAVMENLDGKEFASAADVFKVVAMQLLGKVGGASGPLYGSAFMGLSKASEDSSLADALQAGLDMIQKRGKAEKGEKTMVDVWIPVIEALKNDGLTKDVVEEAVLATKDIQATKGRASYVGERSVGHIDPGSFSSGLLFEAMLEAEVV, encoded by the coding sequence ATGCAAGCACAAGATGCAATCAAATGGATGACCTTATTTAATGATAAAATTCAAGTGAATAAGGATTATTTAAGTCAATTGGATACGCCTATCGGAGATGGTGACCACGGTGGCAATATGGCGCGCGGGATGTCTGCTGTCATGGAAAATCTTGACGGTAAAGAATTTGCGAGCGCAGCGGATGTCTTTAAGGTCGTTGCTATGCAGTTGCTAGGCAAAGTTGGTGGAGCTTCAGGCCCGTTGTATGGTTCTGCCTTTATGGGGCTTTCAAAAGCTAGTGAAGATAGCAGTTTGGCAGATGCTTTGCAGGCTGGATTGGACATGATTCAAAAACGTGGTAAGGCAGAAAAAGGTGAGAAAACCATGGTGGATGTTTGGATTCCTGTGATTGAAGCCTTGAAAAATGACGGGTTAACCAAGGATGTGGTTGAAGAGGCTGTTTTAGCTACCAAAGACATCCAGGCAACTAAAGGACGCGCTTCTTATGTAGGAGAACGCTCAGTCGGTCATATTGATCCAGGTTCCTTCTCATCAGGACTCTTATTTGAAGCGATGTTGGAAGCAGAGGTGGTTTAA
- a CDS encoding AMP-binding protein: protein MLTRLNQWAKECPDKRAVVTDQQTLTYYELWQAIVTDKKVPPEECPQVIHEQHYLKQLIAFLQGLRQNSHPLITHPNMPDGYQQQIRQDNQKPPTQADFAVLSSGSTGQAKLFWRSLSSWTEMFDYQNQVFGLNADTSLFLHGSFSFTGNLNLALAQLWAGGCIVWTQKLSFKTWLMLWQEEQVSHLYLLPTYLNRILPYLTKVNMTATHLLTSSQLMSPDLLQRYYQTFPQLEVVIFYGASELSFITWCNGKDALETAGLVGDPFPGVNISLVDKQIFVETPYAIEGIKQPYSVSDFGDMCSAGLILKGRRDDWVNQQGVKCHLPSLVELVAQASGVKEATALKVGSGLNQAVLLVLVLTENQKLAAIKDFLVSHLSPWELPKYYLLVDQLPLNDSGKIDRAALLALLPSKGT, encoded by the coding sequence ATGCTAACTAGACTGAATCAGTGGGCGAAGGAATGTCCTGATAAGAGAGCTGTTGTGACGGATCAACAAACCTTGACCTATTATGAATTATGGCAAGCTATTGTAACTGATAAAAAGGTGCCGCCAGAAGAGTGTCCACAGGTTATTCACGAGCAACATTACCTCAAGCAGTTGATTGCCTTTTTACAAGGGTTACGGCAAAATAGTCACCCTCTTATTACCCATCCCAATATGCCTGATGGCTACCAACAGCAGATTAGGCAGGATAATCAAAAGCCACCGACACAGGCTGACTTTGCAGTCTTGAGTTCGGGTTCTACAGGTCAAGCTAAATTATTTTGGCGGTCATTGTCTTCGTGGACTGAGATGTTTGACTATCAAAATCAGGTTTTTGGCCTGAATGCAGATACAAGTCTTTTTTTACATGGGAGTTTTAGTTTTACTGGTAATTTAAATTTGGCCTTGGCACAACTTTGGGCAGGTGGTTGTATTGTTTGGACACAAAAACTATCTTTTAAGACCTGGCTTATGTTATGGCAAGAAGAGCAAGTTAGTCATCTTTATCTGTTGCCGACTTATCTCAATCGTATATTGCCCTATCTCACTAAGGTCAATATGACAGCTACCCACCTCTTAACCTCTTCGCAACTGATGTCACCTGACTTACTCCAGCGTTATTATCAGACATTTCCTCAGCTCGAAGTTGTTATCTTCTATGGAGCTAGTGAATTGTCGTTCATCACTTGGTGTAATGGCAAAGACGCTTTAGAGACAGCAGGTTTGGTGGGGGATCCTTTTCCAGGTGTCAACATCAGTCTTGTGGATAAACAAATTTTTGTGGAAACCCCTTATGCCATTGAAGGCATTAAACAGCCCTATAGTGTGTCAGATTTTGGTGACATGTGCTCCGCTGGTTTAATATTGAAAGGACGACGAGATGACTGGGTCAACCAACAAGGTGTCAAATGCCATCTTCCTAGCCTTGTGGAATTGGTTGCACAAGCTTCAGGTGTAAAGGAAGCCACCGCGCTCAAAGTGGGGAGCGGTTTAAACCAAGCTGTCCTTCTGGTCTTAGTCTTGACTGAGAATCAGAAGTTGGCAGCGATCAAAGACTTTTTAGTCTCTCACCTTAGCCCTTGGGAATTGCCTAAATATTATCTTCTTGTAGACCAGCTTCCGCTTAACGATAGCGGTAAAATTGATCGAGCAGCTCTGCTGGCTTTATTACCATCTAAAGGGACATAG
- a CDS encoding DUF3114 domain-containing protein: MTQAILGRYQALKEYQRAGLSNQSFRALAEEAVIDSRLGSPSFWMIWPIEKKAKTIKALLTFLLDLVEMPVELSGQLEDTKALLAHFSPDLSPDHPFWKEIASLVDQAFPARTLGEMGDLERRLHQFRYVISSQQAQYIRNHYKQEEMTDGQALAMFLRAKKGPALWRRSPDYTLLDSARLHNKLKIEGEKVIFPDHELSYNIKVLLWFHTEFILDNKGFFLNEIDGEVVTEKGIVNGASFNYGTDGPRHWDLDVDPIRRHDPNFRREVTRGFQSPSRVFRKWFKQNRNDFAFSYFNAKGLYSSDHKSSFSMVKQEAKKFKRLIKHGISKK, from the coding sequence ATGACACAGGCTATTCTAGGTCGTTACCAAGCTTTGAAAGAGTATCAAAGAGCTGGTTTATCGAACCAATCCTTTCGAGCGTTAGCGGAAGAAGCAGTCATTGATAGTCGTCTTGGGTCCCCTAGTTTCTGGATGATTTGGCCAATTGAAAAAAAGGCGAAAACAATCAAAGCATTACTGACATTTTTACTTGATTTGGTAGAAATGCCTGTCGAGTTAAGCGGTCAGCTAGAGGATACCAAGGCCTTGCTCGCTCACTTTTCTCCTGACTTATCACCAGACCATCCTTTTTGGAAAGAGATTGCTAGCTTAGTTGACCAAGCTTTTCCGGCTAGAACTTTAGGAGAAATGGGTGACTTGGAAAGACGTTTGCATCAATTTCGCTATGTGATTTCCAGCCAGCAGGCTCAATATATTCGGAACCATTACAAACAAGAAGAAATGACCGACGGCCAGGCTTTGGCTATGTTTCTGAGAGCTAAAAAAGGACCTGCTTTATGGCGGCGTTCCCCTGATTATACTTTGCTGGATTCAGCTAGACTACATAACAAACTAAAAATTGAGGGAGAAAAAGTCATTTTTCCCGACCACGAGCTTTCTTATAACATTAAAGTTTTGCTTTGGTTTCATACCGAATTCATCCTTGACAATAAGGGATTTTTCCTGAATGAAATCGATGGAGAGGTGGTGACCGAAAAAGGAATTGTGAATGGTGCTTCCTTTAACTATGGTACAGATGGTCCTAGGCATTGGGATTTGGATGTTGATCCCATACGGCGTCATGATCCCAATTTTAGACGTGAGGTGACTAGAGGTTTCCAATCCCCGTCGCGAGTTTTTCGCAAATGGTTTAAGCAAAATAGAAATGATTTTGCCTTTTCTTACTTTAATGCTAAGGGACTTTATAGTTCAGACCATAAGAGTAGCTTTTCTATGGTCAAACAAGAGGCCAAAAAGTTTAAACGACTTATCAAGCATGGAATCTCCAAGAAATAA
- the dhaK gene encoding dihydroxyacetone kinase subunit DhaK, giving the protein MKKIMNDATQIVDDMLQGLAYMHDDLVERLDGYDVIVRKAEKTGKVALISGGGSGHEPSHAGFVGEGMLSAAICGAVFTSPTPDQILEAIKAADEGAGVFMVIKNYSGDIMNFEMAQELAEMEGIDVASVVVDDDIAVENSLYTQGRRGVAGTILVHKILGHAAREGKSLADIKALADELVPNIKTIGLALSGATVPEVGKPGFVLEDDEFEYGVGIHGEPGYKKEKLQSSSVLAQELVTKLADSFDMSAGQHYGILVNGLGATPLMEQYVFANDVAKLLAEKDVTVSFKKIGDYMTSIDMAGLSLSLIKLDKDEWTEALQSDVITPAW; this is encoded by the coding sequence ATGAAAAAAATTATGAATGATGCCACTCAGATTGTGGACGATATGTTGCAAGGTTTAGCTTATATGCATGATGACTTAGTGGAACGCCTAGATGGTTATGATGTGATTGTTCGTAAAGCAGAGAAGACGGGAAAAGTAGCCCTTATTTCAGGTGGTGGTTCTGGACATGAGCCATCTCATGCTGGTTTTGTTGGTGAAGGCATGTTGTCAGCAGCAATCTGTGGTGCAGTCTTTACTTCCCCAACTCCAGATCAAATTTTAGAAGCTATCAAAGCAGCTGATGAAGGGGCTGGTGTCTTTATGGTCATCAAAAATTATTCAGGTGACATTATGAACTTTGAAATGGCCCAAGAATTAGCAGAAATGGAAGGCATTGATGTTGCCAGTGTTGTTGTTGATGATGATATTGCGGTTGAGAATAGCCTCTACACTCAAGGTCGTCGTGGCGTTGCGGGAACCATTCTTGTTCACAAGATTTTGGGACATGCTGCGCGTGAGGGCAAATCATTAGCGGATATTAAAGCTCTTGCTGATGAATTGGTCCCAAATATTAAAACTATTGGTCTAGCTCTTTCTGGAGCAACTGTTCCCGAAGTTGGCAAACCTGGTTTTGTGCTTGAAGATGATGAGTTTGAATACGGTGTTGGTATTCATGGTGAACCAGGCTACAAAAAAGAAAAATTACAATCATCATCAGTATTAGCTCAAGAGTTGGTAACTAAATTGGCAGATAGCTTTGACATGAGCGCAGGACAACATTATGGCATCTTGGTCAATGGTTTGGGAGCTACGCCATTAATGGAACAATACGTTTTTGCGAATGATGTGGCAAAACTCTTGGCAGAAAAAGATGTCACAGTCAGCTTCAAGAAAATTGGTGACTACATGACGTCTATTGATATGGCTGGTTTGTCTTTGAGCTTGATCAAACTTGACAAGGATGAATGGACAGAAGCTCTTCAATCAGATGTTATCACACCAGCTTGGTAA
- a CDS encoding acetyl-CoA C-acyltransferase, whose protein sequence is MTDIYIAAGLRTPIGLVGKQFAKEQPEILGAKLINALQNKYPASIDQVICGNAVGTGGNIGRLMTLYSHLGESVPALTVDMQCASAGAALSVGYAKIKAGMASNLLVGGIESSSLQPESVYASDDWRQGAYKVAQFSPDSNSPFAMIEGAERVAADYGFTKKYLNHWTLRSHQKASRCQEQALLVDLILDLPGASDQGIRPHLSSKVLSKVPPILGEGHVISAANACLTHDAAAFLQLSSQPSAFKLIDVVEVAGDPQRSPLMVVTASQVLLAKHGLGMADMTSIEWNEAFAVIDGLFETHYPDLLDRYNIFGGALAYGHPFGASAAIILLHLMKALEIKQGRYGLAAIPAAGGQGVAFLVEYNQEWCNAN, encoded by the coding sequence ATGACGGATATTTATATTGCTGCAGGCCTTAGAACCCCTATCGGTTTAGTAGGGAAACAATTTGCTAAAGAACAACCAGAAATCCTTGGAGCAAAGCTCATCAATGCTTTACAAAATAAGTATCCAGCTTCTATTGACCAAGTGATTTGTGGCAATGCCGTCGGAACGGGTGGTAATATTGGGCGCTTGATGACCCTGTATTCTCATTTAGGAGAATCTGTCCCTGCTTTGACGGTTGATATGCAATGTGCTTCGGCTGGTGCAGCTCTTTCCGTGGGTTATGCTAAAATCAAGGCAGGTATGGCAAGTAACCTTTTAGTGGGAGGGATTGAAAGCAGCTCCTTACAACCTGAATCGGTATATGCTTCAGATGATTGGCGCCAGGGAGCCTACAAAGTTGCACAGTTTTCTCCAGATAGCAACAGTCCATTTGCGATGATTGAGGGGGCAGAACGAGTAGCAGCTGATTATGGCTTTACTAAGAAGTATTTGAATCACTGGACATTGAGGAGTCATCAAAAGGCTAGTCGTTGCCAGGAGCAAGCCCTGTTAGTTGACCTTATATTAGACCTGCCAGGGGCCAGTGATCAAGGCATTCGACCGCACTTGTCAAGTAAGGTGTTGTCAAAGGTGCCCCCTATCTTAGGAGAGGGTCACGTGATTAGTGCAGCGAACGCCTGCCTCACCCATGATGCTGCTGCCTTTTTACAGCTAAGTAGTCAGCCTTCAGCTTTTAAACTTATCGATGTGGTAGAAGTAGCAGGAGACCCACAGCGTAGCCCTTTAATGGTGGTTACAGCTAGTCAAGTCCTTTTGGCAAAGCATGGTCTAGGGATGGCAGATATGACATCTATTGAATGGAATGAAGCCTTTGCCGTTATTGATGGTTTATTTGAAACCCATTATCCAGATTTATTGGACCGCTATAATATATTTGGAGGAGCTCTGGCCTACGGGCATCCTTTTGGAGCTTCGGCAGCTATTATTCTCTTACATTTAATGAAGGCTTTAGAAATTAAGCAAGGGCGGTATGGTTTGGCAGCTATTCCAGCAGCGGGAGGGCAGGGAGTTGCCTTCTTGGTAGAATACAATCAGGAGTGGTGCAATGCTAACTAG
- a CDS encoding MIP/aquaporin family protein has translation MMNFIGELLGTFILVLLGDGVVSACILNKTKAQNSGWIAIVLGWGIAVTVAVYISGFMSGAHLNPAVTLAMAAIGSLPWSQVVTYLVAQFLGAMLGALVLYLHYYPHWKETKDAGTILACFSTGPAIRHTWSNLFGEALGTAVLVITVMAIDPNKVAAGFGPIIVGFVVMAVGFSLGATTGYAINPARDLGPRIMHALLPIPNKGDSDWSYAWIPVLGPILGGVAGALIYQVILNMM, from the coding sequence ATCATGAATTTTATCGGTGAACTGTTAGGAACGTTTATTTTGGTTTTATTAGGAGACGGTGTGGTTTCTGCTTGTATCTTGAATAAAACCAAAGCTCAAAATAGTGGCTGGATTGCTATTGTTTTGGGCTGGGGAATTGCTGTAACCGTTGCGGTTTATATTAGTGGTTTCATGAGTGGTGCCCACTTAAACCCAGCCGTGACACTCGCTATGGCAGCCATTGGCTCATTGCCATGGTCTCAGGTAGTGACTTATCTTGTGGCTCAATTTCTTGGAGCAATGCTTGGAGCCTTAGTTCTCTACTTGCATTACTACCCACATTGGAAGGAAACCAAAGATGCTGGTACGATTTTAGCTTGTTTCTCAACTGGGCCAGCTATCCGCCACACTTGGTCAAACCTTTTTGGCGAAGCTTTAGGAACAGCTGTTTTAGTGATTACGGTAATGGCCATTGATCCTAATAAAGTAGCTGCTGGTTTTGGTCCGATTATTGTTGGTTTTGTGGTTATGGCAGTTGGTTTTTCACTTGGAGCAACGACAGGTTATGCCATCAACCCAGCGCGTGACCTTGGGCCACGTATCATGCATGCCTTACTTCCAATCCCAAATAAAGGAGATTCTGACTGGTCATACGCTTGGATTCCAGTTTTAGGTCCAATCCTTGGTGGGGTCGCAGGTGCCTTGATTTATCAAGTGATTTTAAATATGATGTAA
- a CDS encoding IS3 family transposase has translation MGKAYDLTDNKLSRDFHSDKPMEKLVTDITYLYYFGNCKLYLSSIMDLYNREMIAYTISECQDTDFLLDTLNQLKLPKGALLHSDQGSVYTSMAYYQACTEKGIICSMSRKGTPADNACIE, from the coding sequence TTGGGTAAAGCTTATGATTTAACAGATAACAAATTGAGTCGGGATTTCCATTCCGATAAGCCTATGGAAAAGCTTGTAACAGATATTACCTACCTATATTATTTCGGTAACTGTAAATTGTATCTCTCATCAATTATGGATCTCTATAACCGAGAAATGATAGCTTACACTATCTCAGAGTGTCAGGACACGGATTTTTTACTAGACACCCTTAATCAGTTAAAATTGCCTAAAGGAGCACTCTTACACAGTGACCAAGGCTCAGTGTATACTTCTATGGCTTACTACCAGGCTTGCACGGAAAAAGGCATTATCTGCTCAATGTCTCGAAAAGGAACACCTGCAGATAATGCCTGTATTGAATGA
- a CDS encoding hotdog family protein, translating to MRRLLTTMIKCNQDLPKNSLVVDMTLEKAAQLYENQVLTDTQRFRKIRFSESGLTLEVRFLKKQPVQWLSESTNSNQLEEKASKFLAKDDQAIKISQAALAQFLEDTGDQNPIHRKAPYILPGAFLLEQVSDRLAIDYRRLHLRFYAPAVLDSPIQLMVKGRAIGLFQAGKLVAKGDYDHDGYLYCCRP from the coding sequence ATGAGAAGATTACTAACCACCATGATTAAGTGCAACCAAGATTTACCAAAGAACAGCCTGGTGGTTGACATGACCTTAGAAAAAGCTGCGCAATTATATGAAAATCAAGTGCTCACGGATACCCAACGTTTCCGGAAAATAAGGTTTAGTGAATCAGGGCTGACGCTTGAGGTCCGATTCTTGAAGAAGCAGCCAGTTCAGTGGCTATCAGAATCCACCAATAGTAATCAATTAGAAGAAAAGGCTAGTAAGTTTTTAGCAAAAGATGATCAGGCAATAAAAATCAGTCAAGCCGCTCTTGCTCAATTTCTAGAGGATACCGGGGATCAAAATCCTATTCACCGAAAAGCGCCTTATATTTTACCTGGAGCATTCTTACTCGAGCAGGTGAGTGATAGGCTAGCTATCGATTATCGTCGATTACATTTGCGCTTTTATGCGCCAGCGGTTTTAGATAGCCCTATCCAATTGATGGTGAAAGGAAGAGCCATTGGCCTGTTTCAGGCTGGTAAATTAGTAGCTAAAGGAGATTATGACCATGACGGATATTTATATTGCTGCAGGCCTTAG
- a CDS encoding ABC transporter permease, with the protein MAKLRRMHAIFIKQYLKQIMEYKVDFVVGVLGVFLTQGLNLLFLKVLFQHIPSLDGWTFQQIAFIYGFSLIPKGIDHLFFDNLWALGQRLVRKGEFDKYLTRPISPLFHVLVETFQVDALGELLVGIILLVTTMGTLTWSIPKVLLFILVIPFATLIYTSLKIATASISFWTKQSGAVIYIFYMFNDFSKYPMSIYHSLLRWVISFVIPFAFTAYYPASYFLTGQHLAFNIGGLVIVSLLVLALSLKLWNWGLGVYESAGS; encoded by the coding sequence ATGGCAAAATTGAGACGTATGCACGCTATTTTTATCAAACAATACCTCAAACAAATCATGGAATACAAGGTTGACTTTGTGGTTGGGGTGTTGGGTGTTTTTCTCACACAAGGCTTGAATTTACTCTTTTTGAAGGTGCTTTTTCAGCACATTCCCTCTTTAGACGGCTGGACCTTTCAGCAAATTGCGTTTATTTATGGCTTTTCTTTGATTCCTAAAGGGATTGATCATCTCTTTTTTGATAATCTTTGGGCTTTGGGACAACGTCTTGTACGTAAGGGGGAATTTGATAAATACCTAACGCGCCCAATTAGTCCTTTGTTTCATGTTTTAGTAGAGACCTTTCAAGTGGATGCCTTGGGAGAATTATTGGTTGGGATTATCTTATTAGTCACAACGATGGGAACCTTGACATGGAGCATTCCTAAAGTCCTTCTTTTCATACTAGTGATCCCATTTGCTACCTTGATTTACACTTCTTTAAAAATTGCGACCGCTAGTATTTCTTTTTGGACCAAGCAATCAGGAGCAGTCATTTATATTTTTTACATGTTCAATGACTTTTCCAAATACCCCATGTCCATTTACCATTCACTGTTGAGGTGGGTTATTAGTTTTGTGATTCCATTTGCTTTTACGGCCTATTACCCAGCCTCTTACTTTTTGACAGGTCAGCATCTGGCTTTTAATATTGGAGGCTTGGTAATTGTATCCTTGCTGGTCTTGGCCTTATCGCTTAAGCTTTGGAATTGGGGACTAGGTGTTTATGAAAGTGCTGGTTCCTAG
- the dhaS gene encoding dihydroxyacetone kinase transcriptional activator DhaS: MATSLITKKKIAKAFKKQLAVKSFDKISVVDIMDQAQIRRQTFYNHFLDKYELLDWIFETELQEQVTHNLNYISGFQLLEELLFYFERNKTFYAQLFDIKGQNDFYSYFVDYCQVLMAKIISEYQSQEMSQSDDSDYLAFLIHYHARALADMIKGYVSQSEPKPCLTYLKQLILTSIH; this comes from the coding sequence ATGGCAACTTCTCTCATCACTAAGAAAAAAATTGCCAAGGCTTTCAAAAAGCAACTAGCAGTGAAAAGCTTTGATAAAATTTCTGTCGTTGATATTATGGATCAGGCCCAAATCAGGCGCCAAACCTTCTACAATCATTTTCTAGATAAGTATGAACTGTTAGACTGGATTTTTGAGACTGAACTTCAGGAACAGGTCACACACAATCTCAATTACATCAGTGGCTTTCAACTGTTAGAAGAGTTGCTCTTTTATTTTGAACGCAACAAGACATTTTATGCCCAACTATTTGATATCAAAGGGCAAAATGATTTTTACAGCTACTTTGTAGACTACTGTCAGGTCTTAATGGCTAAAATCATTTCTGAATACCAAAGTCAAGAAATGAGCCAATCTGATGATTCTGATTACCTTGCTTTTTTAATCCATTATCACGCTAGGGCATTAGCAGATATGATTAAAGGTTATGTTAGTCAGAGTGAGCCTAAACCTTGTCTTACCTATCTCAAGCAGCTTATCTTAACCAGCATTCATTAA
- the dhaM gene encoding dihydroxyacetone kinase phosphoryl donor subunit DhaM: MSDLGIIIVSHSKNIAQGVVDLISEVATDVAITYVGGTEDGGIGTSFDQVQAIVDANPKDDLLAFFDLGSARMNIEMVSDFSDKTITLNVVPIVEGAYTAAALIQAGADKDAILSQLEELTINK; the protein is encoded by the coding sequence ATGTCAGATTTGGGAATTATTATTGTATCGCATTCTAAAAATATTGCTCAAGGAGTTGTCGACCTGATTTCAGAGGTGGCGACAGATGTTGCCATCACCTATGTCGGTGGTACAGAAGATGGTGGTATTGGCACCAGTTTTGACCAAGTACAGGCTATCGTTGACGCCAATCCTAAGGATGACTTATTGGCTTTCTTTGATCTTGGATCTGCCCGCATGAATATCGAAATGGTTTCAGATTTTTCTGACAAGACCATTACCTTGAATGTGGTTCCCATTGTCGAAGGGGCTTACACAGCAGCAGCTCTTATTCAGGCTGGCGCGGACAAGGATGCTATTTTAAGTCAGTTAGAAGAATTAACTATCAATAAATAA
- the dhaQ gene encoding DhaKLM operon coactivator DhaQ, with amino-acid sequence MVTILNQTQTLISQYIASVLAAHPHLAQLQDLPIIYNRHLDDQLIPILSGGGSGHEPAHSGFVGDGMLSAAIYGDIFTPPTATDILEALRFLDKGKGVFVIIKNFEADIREFSQAIHLARQEGRNIKYIISHDDISVEPKKQFQMRHRGLAGTILLHKILGAAAQRGASLDDLEHLAFDLATEIATIGFATKSASLPNAALPLFDLPDHQISYGIGIHGEEGYRTVPFMSSEHLAVEIVNKLQIKFHWQEDEHFILLVNNLGTATDLEQGIFLNDIHQLLDLEGLHLPFIKNGKFMTSLDMTGISVTLCRLKDRQWLDYLQAPTNAYAW; translated from the coding sequence ATGGTAACCATATTAAATCAAACACAAACGCTTATTTCCCAATATATAGCAAGTGTATTAGCAGCCCATCCCCACCTAGCCCAATTACAGGATTTGCCTATTATTTATAATAGGCATCTCGATGATCAACTCATTCCAATTTTATCCGGAGGAGGATCCGGACACGAACCTGCTCATTCCGGCTTCGTTGGTGATGGTATGCTGTCAGCTGCTATCTATGGCGATATTTTTACTCCCCCAACTGCCACAGATATCTTAGAAGCCCTGCGATTTCTAGATAAAGGTAAGGGGGTCTTTGTGATTATCAAAAACTTTGAAGCCGACATTCGTGAATTTAGCCAAGCCATTCATCTAGCACGACAAGAAGGTCGTAACATCAAATATATTATTTCCCACGACGATATCTCGGTTGAACCTAAAAAGCAATTCCAAATGCGTCACCGGGGACTCGCTGGAACCATATTGCTTCACAAAATCTTAGGAGCAGCTGCACAAAGAGGGGCAAGTTTGGATGACCTTGAACACCTAGCTTTTGACCTTGCCACAGAGATTGCTACCATCGGATTTGCAACCAAATCTGCTAGCCTACCCAATGCGGCACTACCTCTTTTTGACTTGCCTGATCATCAGATTTCATATGGGATTGGCATTCATGGTGAAGAAGGCTATCGTACGGTCCCATTTATGTCATCAGAGCATCTGGCTGTAGAAATTGTTAATAAGCTTCAAATTAAATTCCATTGGCAAGAGGACGAACATTTTATTCTTCTAGTCAATAATTTAGGAACAGCAACCGACTTGGAACAAGGCATTTTTCTGAACGATATCCATCAACTTTTAGATCTTGAAGGGCTTCATCTTCCTTTTATCAAAAATGGAAAATTCATGACTAGCCTTGACATGACTGGCATCTCTGTTACCCTTTGCCGTCTTAAAGATAGACAGTGGCTAGACTACTTACAAGCTCCAACCAATGCCTACGCTTGGTAA